CTTGCTGTCCCTTTGGGGCTTGGAGCCGGATCGGTTGACTCTGCATTGAATAACTATGTAGCTTTGCATTACAAAGCCCGCCATATGAGCTGGTTACACAGTTTCTGGGGATTGGGGGCAAGCGGTGGCCCTGCGATTATCTCGCTGGTGTTTACGCTTGGCTATGGCTATAGGCAAGGGTACCGTGCAATAAGTGTAGCCCAGTTTGTCTTGGTTGCTCTTTTATTCCTCTCACTTCCCTTCTGGCAGGGGAAAAAAAGCGAGAATCAAGGGAAGGAAGCGAAAGCGAGTGTGAACCCACTTTCCCTACAGGGCGTGCCGTTTGCGTTGCTGACCTTCTTCTTCTATTGTGCGATGGAATCTTCGACAGGCCTTTGGGCAAGTACCTATCTGGTACAGGTCAAGGGAATCGGGGTGGAACAAGCCGCACTGTGGGGATCATTATTCTTTTTGGGCATTACCGTAGGCCGCATGGCCAGTGGCTTTATCACCTTCCGTGTTTCCAATAACACTATGATCCTTGGTGGCCTTACCGTTTGTTTTGTGGCCTTACTGCTGTTTTTCTCTCCCTTTGTACATCTTTCAGGTATTGCCTTGGTCACCTTTGGCCTTGGCTGTGCACCTATCTTTCCCTGTATGATCCATGAAACCCCCAGACGATTCGGAGCAGAAAACTCTCAAGCCGTTATCGGCCTCCAGATGGCCTCTGCCTATGTGGGTAGCATGATTATGCCACCGCTTTTCGGTTTGATGGCTTCAACTCTCGGGTTGGAATGGATGCCACTTGTACAACTGGTTTTCACCCTGGCTATGGTCTTGTGTGTTACAAAGCTCATCCGTATCGCAAAGCAAAAGGCAAAGCGTTAAGGCTCTGGATTTGCCGGTAGGACATCATCAGGCCAAGGGGTAACCAAATCTGTCTTTGACGATGCATTAAAGGGATTGGTAAGCGTATTGCCTGAAATTGCATTTGAATCCTTGACCTTTGGGGAAGGTATAAAACCCGAATATGCAACCGTGGTAATATAAACCCCTCCTCCGTTTGTCTTTGCCTGGTTGCCGCTGATAGTATTTTGAGCAAAGCTCTCACCAAGGGCATGGATATATAGCCCACCTCCGATTGAAGCAGAATTGTTTGCTGTAATTGTATTGCCTGTGAAAATTCCATCAGGGAACAACTGGGAAATGTAGACTCCGCCCCCATAGCCAAATTGTCCGGCATTGGAATTGTTTGTAATACGGTTGTCAAGTACCGATCCTTTCAAATGGAAAATATACAGGCCTCCTCCGTCGGACGAGGAATGCAGTATAGCGTTTCCCGTAAAGGTATTTTTTTGTATGCTTCCGCTTGGTTCAAGGTATTCTACCTGCAACCCTGCACCGTCTTCGCTATTAGTAGCTGAAATGGTATTGGCAGAAAACAAATTGTCCTGGACCAAGCCCTTTACAGTCTGGACTTGCATCCCCCCTTCGCTATTGCTTTGTATGGTATTGAGGGAAAATACGCTTTCTGATGCCAATTCGCCCGCATAGACACCCAGCGTATTGCCAGAAATAGTATTCTCGGTAACCAGGCCTTCCAGCAGATACATGGACAAACCTGTTCCGTTAGTATTGGAAATGGTATTTCCCTTGATGATTGCCCCTGCCATCGGGTACCCGATTGAAACAGAGGAAAAATTGTCGGTAACCAGATTGTCTTGGAAAACCCCGTCGAATTTGTCGAGATCGACACTGCTTGACTCCAGGTTTCTGAAAATGTTGTTCTGTATGAATCCGGTGACAGGAACCTCATTAGGGTAAAAATCAAAACCTAGTCCATACCCGTCTTCAATGATACAGTCTTTGATTTCTACGTAGAATTCCTCCATGGAGGAATAATCCTTGTTGCTTGTCACATTCCATATTCCGCTGTTATTGGTCGATGCCACCGTCTTGATTGTGAAACCCTCCAGATGGGTATCCTCATTGAGGTAAACCCTCCCGTCTATGATGGTAGACTCTCTACCGGCTCCTATGAGCGAAGTGCCTATAGGAATAGTGATCGTCCCGACATAGGTGCCGCTTGGTACGTGTATGGTTGCCTTTTCTCCATAGTAGTCGATGATGTCCTGTAAGGTCTCGGTGACATCGATTCTGGTAGTAGCCGTTGCCCAGTATCCCCTGATATCCTCGACCCTGACGCCGACCTCAAAATAATCGTCATCTGCGGTGAACTCATGGGTAACCGAGGAAGATGCAGTAGTTAGGTCTGACCCATCATCGAAATCCCAGATAAATTCCATCGATCCCGGGACAAAGGCGTTGTTTGGTTTTGCACTGAACGTCACAGAGAAGGGTACTAGCCCTGTATTGGGAGAGGCAGTGAGGGTGACGGAGAAGTCATCGTTTACAGGGTCGTCGACAACCGTGACGTCATCGAGAAAATCGGGAAGCCCGCTGTCAGAGTCTACCTGTTCCTTTTTTGTCTGTGCAGTGTTGACAGTGGGGTCCCAATCCTCGGCAAAGGCATCGAAAGCATTGCTCATGGCCTCCACTTGGCTATACAGGCCTGACACTTCGTCATAGAGGTCTTCCCAGAGTTGTTCATCCCCCCAGTCAAAATCTGGGTAGGCCCAGCTGTCGAATTCGACATCGGGAAGATTGTAGTCCCCCGAGGGGAGGATAGCCTTGGCAGACTCACTGGAAGCTATGTTGATTTCGCTAGGGGTAGTTTCGAGTATTGGTGTCTTGGATACCTTCACTCCGCCTTCCTGTACTGTGAAGAACGTAGTGGTGATGTCATTGCCTGCCCCTATGATGGCAACGGCTTTCTCACCGGATGAAGAACCGGTGAATCCTGTTTTTCCTCCAAGTACTATTGACAGGTACCCATTCACTGTCGTGGCAGTCTTGAAAGCCGGGGGAATATTTTTCTCATCGACTGCCATATTTACGACGTTTCCGGTGAATGTCATCACCGCACTGGCATTCTCGACGACGGTGACTGCTGTCTTTGCCTTTGCAACCCATCCGATGGCAGAGGCTGCCGTGGCTGTTGCCCCGCCTTTTACGATGGCGGTAACCGGGTTGACCAGAGCCAAGGTAGAATTGACCGTGTTTGCCGTATCTCGTACTGTCTCGATATATTTGATTTCCTTGCCGTATTCAACCTCATCGACAATATCGACATTGAGTGCAATATGGTCGTTGGTCTGGTGGAGCAGGAAAAAGAGTTTCGACATGCCCACCCCGGTACGTCTCGAAATGTCTTGCAAGGAATACTTTGTGCCATATTCAGGGTCGAGCATCATTTCGATGAGCCGACGGGCGTGCCAGGTATCCTCACCCTTTGCCTGAAGGGTCTTTGCCTCTTTTTGATAGTCTGCATAGGTCTCTGTCAGCCGGAAAGCTTCCAAAGCCGGTTCAAACGTATTCTTTGCATACGATTCCATCTCACGGCAGAGGTCGAGCAGGGCGTCCGTCTCCTCTATTGCTGCATCGAGGCGGCTGGTAAGCAGAGCCCTATCGGTGACCGAAAGGTCGGCTAAGAATACTGAATTGGAAAGCGCTACCACACGGTTGTAAGATTCGACATAGGCAAATAGGTAATCATTCACACGCTGGTCATACAGTCTGATAAACGCTTCCATATCAGATGAAACCGGTAGGAACGTGAGCAGGTCTGATCCCGCAGTATCTTCTATTGCCCCAGGCGGTTCACTCGGGCAAGATACCAGTAGCAAAGACAAAAGGGAAATCAAGGCCAAAAACAAACAGGGAAGGGATGGTCCTTGGGGTTTCAACCTCATAGCCGGCCTCCAGCTTTCTTGTTGCGATTCAGGTATTGAAGTACGATATATCTATCTTTTATTTTTACATACTCTGAGTATATGTCAAGAACTTATACATAACTAAATATATGTATTTCATTGATTAGCATGCCCTGATAGGGCGAACCCGCAAGGGCAGGTTTTTTCCCACACTGGAAACTGTCCCGTTTCCAAAATGTTGGCTCCAAGCTTCAATGGCGGCCTGACTTCCTTCTGAGGAACTCCACTACATACTATCTGATAACCTCCAAAAGAAGGTGTTGCCATTGTCTCTATCCTGTTCATAGGCAGCATCAGCCATGAAAGAAATAAGGTTTAGTGTGTTGAATGGGCCTTTTTTGATGGTTTCGAAGGTGGGGATCATTGAACTGAAAGCATTTACCAAGGTCTTGTAATATCCAAAAATCACAATTTGTTCTGTTTGTATACCAAGCCGAAGCAGAAAACAATACGTTATTTTCTGCTTCGATATAGGATTGGTTACAACCTGTCTTGTGTTATTCAGGAGGTCTCGTTCACTCGCTCTTCCTGACTGAGAAGCGACAATCGTTTCACTTCATCGAGATCTAGCGCCAGGGCCTTGGCTATGCGAGAGCCATAGTCCTTATCGGTTTTATAGAAAAGGGCACATTGTCTCATCTGAATCTTATGCTTGGCATTAATCAGGTGACTTGCAATATTATTGATTAGATGCTCCTTGTCCTGTTCGTTCATCACTCTCCGGTAAAGTTCTCCCGGCTGAATAAAATCGATATCTTCACTCGGACGTTCATGTCTGGCAAGGATTGCCTGTACTTCAATCTGGGGAGGAGAAAACGATGCATCTGGTTTTGGTTGCCCTTCAATAGAATTAGGCCAGTAGTTCGGTTCCTTTCCCTGGTTTCCCCCGATGCTCATTGAACCGTCACGTTGATAGGTCTTTGCCTTATGTTTGCTCATGTTGATGGGAATCTGTTGATGGTTGGTCCCTAACCGGTAGAGATGTGCATCATGATAGGCAAACAGCCTGCCTTGTAGCAGCTTGTCAGGGGACCAGCCGATACCTCTGACCAGATTTGAAGGGGCAAATGCAACTTGCTCTGTTTCTTCAAAATAGTTTTCCGGGTTTTTGTTCAGTGTCATTTTTCCCAGGGGAATCAAAGGGTAGTCACTCTGATACCAGACTTTGGTGACATCGAAGGGGTCGAAAGGATAGTCTTTTGCCTGTTTACTCGTCATGATCTGGACATATACCGACCAGATAGGGTAGTCGCCCCGCTCTATGGCATCAAAGAGATCGCGGGTTGCATGGTCACTGTCTTTTGCCTTCATGGCTTCTGCCATCTGGGCATCCATGGTTTTGTTTTTCTGGTCGGTCTTGAAATGGTATTTTACCCAGACATATTCTTTTTTACTGTTATACCACATGAAGGTATGGCTTCCGTACCCATTCATATGCCTGAAATCGAGCGGGGTTCCCCGGTCTGAAAAAAGAATCGTGACTTGGTGCATTGACTCAGGGGTCAAGGAAAGGAAATCCCAGAACATGTCTGCATCTTTGAGATTGGTCTGGGGGTTGCGTTTCTGCGTGTGGATGAAGTCTGGGAATTTGATGGCATCGCGGATGAAAAATACCGGAGTGTTGTTGCCCACCAGATCGTAATTGCCTTCCTCGGTATAAAACCTGACGGCAAATCCCCTCGGGTCGCGCTCAGAGTCGGCACTTCCCCGTTCTCCGCCGACAGTAGAGAATCGCACAAACACTTCAGTCTGCTTTCCGATAGTGGAAAGGAAGTCGGCGCAACAATATGCACTGAGATCGTTTGTTACTTCGAAAACCCCATGAGCCCCGGCTCCTTTTGCATGTACTACCCGCTCGGGGATGCGTTCCCTGTTGAAGTGGGCAAGTTTTTCCGTAAGATGGGCATCTGCTAAGAGGGTATACCCTTCTTTCGCCCCCGTCGTGAGAGAAGCCTGGTCACTAGGAACAGGTAGGCCGCTTGCAGTGGTAAGCTTTTTGTCTTTAAACATTCCTTTTTCTCCTTTTCAAAAAGATTACCCTTCTGCCTAAAAATAGAACATGAACCGTTTGATTTGTCAATGTTTTCACTTTGAAATGCTTTCCAAGGAAATAGTTAGCTCCTTATGATATCTGAACTTTCCTGTGCTATACTGAACATGGTATGTATGAAACCAAAAAAAGGAGCGATACCTATGAACAAAGGGTCATATAGCGTTGTGCTTTCAGGTGAGGCAGGACAGGGTTTGAAGACGATAGAGTCGCTTTTTATGGCTCTATTGCAGAAAAGCGGATACCATGCCTTCCTTTACAAGGAATTCATGTCACGGGTACGGGGAGGCAACAATACCAGCGAAATCAGGATTGCTTCCACTGCAGTATCAGCCTACGTCAACAAAATCGATTTGCTTTTGGTTTTCAGTAAGGATGGGCTTGACCGGTTGCTCGACCGCATAGATGAGGACACCCTTATCGTTGGGGAAGAGATGTACATCACGGCAAAAAAGACCAAGGGAAAACTCCATCCGATCCCAATCGTAGAACATATGGAGAAACTGGGAAGCCAGATATATGCGAACAACTTTGTAAACGGGCTGCTCTGCGACTTGTTTTTCTGCGATGCAACCTATGCTTTCGAGGCGATCGAGAAACAGTTTTCGAAAAAAGGCGAGGAAGTTGTCGAGAAAAACCGTCAGGCTTTCCAAATGGGGCAGGAGATCGGGAAGACGTTCAATGGTACGTTCAAACTTCCCCCTGACCCTGCGGTAAAAAAAAGGTATTCGCTCAGCGGTTCTGAGGCGATAGGGATAGGAGCCCTTGCAGGGGGGTGTAATTTTATCGCTTCCTATCCGATGTCTCCTTCAACAGCCGTTTTGGTATATCTTTCCAAGCATGCCCGTTCCCACGGGATTGTCGTGGAACAGGCCGAGGATGAAATCGCTGCAATTAATATGGGTCTGGGAGCTTGGTATGCAGGAGCCAGGGCAATGGTTACCACCTCCGGTGGCGGTTTTGCCCTCATGGGGGAAGGGGTAAGCCTTGCAGGGATTATCGAGTCGCCGATGGTAATTCACCTTGCCCAGCGGCCTGGGCCTGCGACAGGACTTCCGACAAGGACTGAACAAGGCGACTTGAATTTGGCCATCTATGCCGGACAGGGTGATTTTCCCCGTATTATCTATGCACCGGGAACGTTTGAGGATGCAATCCGGTTGACCCATCGGGCCTTTGAGATGGCTGACGCGTTCCAAGTACCTGTTTTTGTACTCACCGACCAATATTTTCTGGACAGTGAGGGCCAACTTGATCCAATCGATTTTTCCACCCTTACGGTAACAAACAATATTGTAAAGACAGAAAAGGAATATTTGCGCTATGAACTGACGCCTTCGGGACTTTCCCCTAGGGGCATCCCTTCGTTCGGTGAGGGGTTGGTCTGTGTAGATAGCGATGAGCATACCGAGGAGGGAAGGATTACTGAATCTGCAGCAGTGCGTGTTTCCATGGTGGACAAACGCCTTCGCAAGATTGAGGGATATAAAGAGGTCGAAGTGGAAATCGTAGGGGAAAAAGACTATGAGACATTGGTTGTTTTGTGGGGGTCTCCCTATGGTGCTGTAAAAGAAGCTGTGGAGAGGATAGGGGATAAGACAATTGCAATTGCCTATTTCAAGCAGGTTTTCCCACTCCCTTTGGCAACCCGTGCAATTCTTTCCAAAGCAAAAAGACGTATTCTGGTTGAAAATAATGCTACCGGGCAATTGGGTGAATTGATAGCCAGGGACCTGCAGCTTACCTTCGATGCAAAGATCCTGAAATATAACGGGTTTGCCTTCTCCGTCGAGGAGCTTGCCACACAGATCAAAGGAGCACTCAAATGAAACAGACACGATTCGATTATACAAAGAATTCAGATATTGCCTGGTGCCCGGGTTGTGGAAACTATGCCTTGTTACCCTTGCTTAAACAATCGCTTGAGGATTTGGATATGGATCCGAAAAATCTGGTTATTTCCTCTGGGAT
The sequence above is a segment of the Sphaerochaeta pleomorpha str. Grapes genome. Coding sequences within it:
- a CDS encoding MFS transporter gives rise to the protein MALLVIIYLSFISLGLPDGVLGSAWPVMHVQLNLPLWSAGVIALVTSGGTVVSALSSAKVIRRYGTGKVTAVSVLMTAVSLLGYSFAPNLLTLLLLAVPLGLGAGSVDSALNNYVALHYKARHMSWLHSFWGLGASGGPAIISLVFTLGYGYRQGYRAISVAQFVLVALLFLSLPFWQGKKSENQGKEAKASVNPLSLQGVPFALLTFFFYCAMESSTGLWASTYLVQVKGIGVEQAALWGSLFFLGITVGRMASGFITFRVSNNTMILGGLTVCFVALLLFFSPFVHLSGIALVTFGLGCAPIFPCMIHETPRRFGAENSQAVIGLQMASAYVGSMIMPPLFGLMASTLGLEWMPLVQLVFTLAMVLCVTKLIRIAKQKAKR
- a CDS encoding NosD domain-containing protein, whose protein sequence is MRLKPQGPSLPCLFLALISLLSLLLVSCPSEPPGAIEDTAGSDLLTFLPVSSDMEAFIRLYDQRVNDYLFAYVESYNRVVALSNSVFLADLSVTDRALLTSRLDAAIEETDALLDLCREMESYAKNTFEPALEAFRLTETYADYQKEAKTLQAKGEDTWHARRLIEMMLDPEYGTKYSLQDISRRTGVGMSKLFFLLHQTNDHIALNVDIVDEVEYGKEIKYIETVRDTANTVNSTLALVNPVTAIVKGGATATAASAIGWVAKAKTAVTVVENASAVMTFTGNVVNMAVDEKNIPPAFKTATTVNGYLSIVLGGKTGFTGSSSGEKAVAIIGAGNDITTTFFTVQEGGVKVSKTPILETTPSEINIASSESAKAILPSGDYNLPDVEFDSWAYPDFDWGDEQLWEDLYDEVSGLYSQVEAMSNAFDAFAEDWDPTVNTAQTKKEQVDSDSGLPDFLDDVTVVDDPVNDDFSVTLTASPNTGLVPFSVTFSAKPNNAFVPGSMEFIWDFDDGSDLTTASSSVTHEFTADDDYFEVGVRVEDIRGYWATATTRIDVTETLQDIIDYYGEKATIHVPSGTYVGTITIPIGTSLIGAGRESTIIDGRVYLNEDTHLEGFTIKTVASTNNSGIWNVTSNKDYSSMEEFYVEIKDCIIEDGYGLGFDFYPNEVPVTGFIQNNIFRNLESSSVDLDKFDGVFQDNLVTDNFSSVSIGYPMAGAIIKGNTISNTNGTGLSMYLLEGLVTENTISGNTLGVYAGELASESVFSLNTIQSNSEGGMQVQTVKGLVQDNLFSANTISATNSEDGAGLQVEYLEPSGSIQKNTFTGNAILHSSSDGGGLYIFHLKGSVLDNRITNNSNAGQFGYGGGVYISQLFPDGIFTGNTITANNSASIGGGLYIHALGESFAQNTISGNQAKTNGGGVYITTVAYSGFIPSPKVKDSNAISGNTLTNPFNASSKTDLVTPWPDDVLPANPEP
- a CDS encoding catalase codes for the protein MFKDKKLTTASGLPVPSDQASLTTGAKEGYTLLADAHLTEKLAHFNRERIPERVVHAKGAGAHGVFEVTNDLSAYCCADFLSTIGKQTEVFVRFSTVGGERGSADSERDPRGFAVRFYTEEGNYDLVGNNTPVFFIRDAIKFPDFIHTQKRNPQTNLKDADMFWDFLSLTPESMHQVTILFSDRGTPLDFRHMNGYGSHTFMWYNSKKEYVWVKYHFKTDQKNKTMDAQMAEAMKAKDSDHATRDLFDAIERGDYPIWSVYVQIMTSKQAKDYPFDPFDVTKVWYQSDYPLIPLGKMTLNKNPENYFEETEQVAFAPSNLVRGIGWSPDKLLQGRLFAYHDAHLYRLGTNHQQIPINMSKHKAKTYQRDGSMSIGGNQGKEPNYWPNSIEGQPKPDASFSPPQIEVQAILARHERPSEDIDFIQPGELYRRVMNEQDKEHLINNIASHLINAKHKIQMRQCALFYKTDKDYGSRIAKALALDLDEVKRLSLLSQEERVNETS
- a CDS encoding 2-oxoacid:acceptor oxidoreductase subunit alpha, which encodes MNKGSYSVVLSGEAGQGLKTIESLFMALLQKSGYHAFLYKEFMSRVRGGNNTSEIRIASTAVSAYVNKIDLLLVFSKDGLDRLLDRIDEDTLIVGEEMYITAKKTKGKLHPIPIVEHMEKLGSQIYANNFVNGLLCDLFFCDATYAFEAIEKQFSKKGEEVVEKNRQAFQMGQEIGKTFNGTFKLPPDPAVKKRYSLSGSEAIGIGALAGGCNFIASYPMSPSTAVLVYLSKHARSHGIVVEQAEDEIAAINMGLGAWYAGARAMVTTSGGGFALMGEGVSLAGIIESPMVIHLAQRPGPATGLPTRTEQGDLNLAIYAGQGDFPRIIYAPGTFEDAIRLTHRAFEMADAFQVPVFVLTDQYFLDSEGQLDPIDFSTLTVTNNIVKTEKEYLRYELTPSGLSPRGIPSFGEGLVCVDSDEHTEEGRITESAAVRVSMVDKRLRKIEGYKEVEVEIVGEKDYETLVVLWGSPYGAVKEAVERIGDKTIAIAYFKQVFPLPLATRAILSKAKRRILVENNATGQLGELIARDLQLTFDAKILKYNGFAFSVEELATQIKGALK